Proteins co-encoded in one Oncorhynchus masou masou isolate Uvic2021 chromosome 22, UVic_Omas_1.1, whole genome shotgun sequence genomic window:
- the LOC135509463 gene encoding septin-7-like isoform X6 yields the protein MIERPESTVASIARNLEGYVGFANLPNQVYRKSVKRGFEFTLMVVGESGLGKSTLINSLFLTDLYSKDYPGPSLRIKKTVQVEQSKVLVKEGGVQLTLTIVDTPGFGDAVDNSNCWQPVINFIDSKCEDFLNAESRVNRRLMPDNRVHCCLYFIAPSGHGLKPLDIEFMKRLHDKVNVIPLIAKADTLTPEECQLFKKQIMKEIQEHKIRIYEFPDTEDDEDSKLIRKIKERMPLAVVGSNVVIEVNGKKVRGRQYPWGVAEVENGEHCDFTVLRNMLIRTHMQDLKDVTNNVHYENYRSKKLAAVTCNGGVDTSKTKNQMTRSPLAQMEEERREHVMKMKKMETEMEQVFEMKVKEKKQKLKDSEAELERRHEQMKKNLEVQYKELEEKRRHHEEEKSNWEAQQRILEQQKLDASKTMEKNKKKGKIF from the exons ATGATCGAACGACCAGAATCTACAGTTGCCAGCATTGCA AGGAATCTGGAGGGGTATGTGGGGTTCGCCAACCTCCCCAACCAAGTGTACAGGAAGTCAGTGAAGAGGGGCTTTGAGTTCACACTAATGGTTGTTG GTGAGTCTGGATTGGGGAAATCCACGCTCATCAACTCCCTCTTCCTGACTGACCTGTACTCCAAGGATTACCCTGGCCCATCCCTACGGATCAAGAAGACTGTGCAG GTGGAGCAGTCCAAGGTTCTGGTGAAGGAAGGGGGTGTCCAGCTCACTCTCACCATCGTCGATACGCCAGGGTTTGGAGATGCAGTGGACAATAGTAACTG CTGGCAGCCTGTCATTAACTTCATTGACAGTAAGTGTGAGGACTTCCTGAATGCAGAGTCCAGGGTGAACCGACGACTGATGCCAGACAACAGAGTTCACTGCTGCCTGTACTTCATCGCCCCCTCTGGCCACGG GCTGAAGCCCCTGGACATTGAGTTCATGAAGCGTCTCCATGACAAGGTCAACGTGATCCCTCTAATCGCCAAGGCAGACACTCTGACACCTGAAGAATGCCAGCTGTTCAAGaaacag ATCATGAAGGAAATCCAAGAACACAAGATCAGAATCTATGAGTTTCCTGACACCGAGGATGATGAGGACAGCAAGCTCATCCGGAAGATCAAG GAGCGGATGCCTCTGGCAGTGGTTGGCAGCAACGTGGTGATTGAAGTGAACGGCAAGAAGGTCAGAGGTCGTCAGTACCCCTGGGGCGTGGCAGAAG TGGAGAACGGGGAGCACTGTGACTTCACTGTGTTACGGAACATGCTGATCAG GACCCATATGCAAGATCTGAAGGATGTGACCAACAACGTCCACTATGAGAACTACCGCAGCAAAAAGCTTGCTGCCGTAACCTGCAATGGAGGAGTGGACACCAGCAAGACCAAGAACCAAATGACCAG AAGCCCCCTGGCCCAGATGGAGGAGGAGCGGAGGGAACATGTCATGAAGATGAAGAAGATGGAAACAGAGATGGAGCAGGTGTTTGAGATGAAGGTCAAGGAGAAGAAACAGAAACTGAAGGACTCTgaggctgag CTGGAGCGACGCCACGAGCAGATGAAAAAGAACTTGGAGGTTCAGTATAAGGAACTGGAGGAGAAGCGGCGTCACCATGAGGAAGAGAAGTCAAACTGGGAGGCACAGCAACGTATACTGGAGCAGCAGAAACTTGACGCTTCTAA GACCATGGAAAAGAACAAAAAGAAGGGAAAAATATTTTAA
- the LOC135509463 gene encoding septin-7-like isoform X3: MQQKIQNHLAKSIKSPQRSQQTTLTKVPLLLFEQRNLEGYVGFANLPNQVYRKSVKRGFEFTLMVVGESGLGKSTLINSLFLTDLYSKDYPGPSLRIKKTVQVEQSKVLVKEGGVQLTLTIVDTPGFGDAVDNSNCWQPVINFIDSKCEDFLNAESRVNRRLMPDNRVHCCLYFIAPSGHGLKPLDIEFMKRLHDKVNVIPLIAKADTLTPEECQLFKKQIMKEIQEHKIRIYEFPDTEDDEDSKLIRKIKERMPLAVVGSNVVIEVNGKKVRGRQYPWGVAEVENGEHCDFTVLRNMLIRTHMQDLKDVTNNVHYENYRSKKLAAVTCNGGVDTSKTKNQMTRSPLAQMEEERREHVMKMKKMETEMEQVFEMKVKEKKQKLKDSEAELERRHEQMKKNLEVQYKELEEKRRHHEEEKSNWEAQQRILEQQKLDASKTMEKNKKKGKIF; encoded by the exons atgcaacaaaagatacagaatcatctggccaagtccATAAAGTctcctcagcgctcacaacaaacaactctgacaaaagtccctctacttctattcgag CAGAGGAATCTGGAGGGGTATGTGGGGTTCGCCAACCTCCCCAACCAAGTGTACAGGAAGTCAGTGAAGAGGGGCTTTGAGTTCACACTAATGGTTGTTG GTGAGTCTGGATTGGGGAAATCCACGCTCATCAACTCCCTCTTCCTGACTGACCTGTACTCCAAGGATTACCCTGGCCCATCCCTACGGATCAAGAAGACTGTGCAG GTGGAGCAGTCCAAGGTTCTGGTGAAGGAAGGGGGTGTCCAGCTCACTCTCACCATCGTCGATACGCCAGGGTTTGGAGATGCAGTGGACAATAGTAACTG CTGGCAGCCTGTCATTAACTTCATTGACAGTAAGTGTGAGGACTTCCTGAATGCAGAGTCCAGGGTGAACCGACGACTGATGCCAGACAACAGAGTTCACTGCTGCCTGTACTTCATCGCCCCCTCTGGCCACGG GCTGAAGCCCCTGGACATTGAGTTCATGAAGCGTCTCCATGACAAGGTCAACGTGATCCCTCTAATCGCCAAGGCAGACACTCTGACACCTGAAGAATGCCAGCTGTTCAAGaaacag ATCATGAAGGAAATCCAAGAACACAAGATCAGAATCTATGAGTTTCCTGACACCGAGGATGATGAGGACAGCAAGCTCATCCGGAAGATCAAG GAGCGGATGCCTCTGGCAGTGGTTGGCAGCAACGTGGTGATTGAAGTGAACGGCAAGAAGGTCAGAGGTCGTCAGTACCCCTGGGGCGTGGCAGAAG TGGAGAACGGGGAGCACTGTGACTTCACTGTGTTACGGAACATGCTGATCAG GACCCATATGCAAGATCTGAAGGATGTGACCAACAACGTCCACTATGAGAACTACCGCAGCAAAAAGCTTGCTGCCGTAACCTGCAATGGAGGAGTGGACACCAGCAAGACCAAGAACCAAATGACCAG AAGCCCCCTGGCCCAGATGGAGGAGGAGCGGAGGGAACATGTCATGAAGATGAAGAAGATGGAAACAGAGATGGAGCAGGTGTTTGAGATGAAGGTCAAGGAGAAGAAACAGAAACTGAAGGACTCTgaggctgag CTGGAGCGACGCCACGAGCAGATGAAAAAGAACTTGGAGGTTCAGTATAAGGAACTGGAGGAGAAGCGGCGTCACCATGAGGAAGAGAAGTCAAACTGGGAGGCACAGCAACGTATACTGGAGCAGCAGAAACTTGACGCTTCTAA GACCATGGAAAAGAACAAAAAGAAGGGAAAAATATTTTAA
- the LOC135508724 gene encoding C-C motif chemokine 4-like — protein sequence MFTPRLAMLSVLVLVLSAITFSEGLRMSSGPEKCCFTFAERPIPRGRVVGYTKTSQQCSNPAVMFKTQKGRQVCARPSDRWVKDYINTLDSKNFGKQTPLL from the exons ATGTTCACCCCTCGTCTTGCTATGCTGTCTGTGCTTGTTCTTGTACTGAGTGCCATCACATTTAGCGAAG gtCTTCGAATGTCAAGCGGGCCGGAGAAGTGCTGTTTTACCTTTGCTGAGCGTCCGATACCCAGAGGAAGAGTGGTGGGTTACACAAAGACCAGCCAGCAGTGCTCTAACCCGGCAGTTAT GTTTAAGACCCAGAAGgggagacaggtgtgtgccaggCCCTCAGACAGATGGGTGAAGGACTACATCAACACCCTGGACAGCAAGAACTTTGGGAAGCAGACGCCACTCCTGTAA
- the LOC135509463 gene encoding septin-7-like isoform X1, translated as MRLEQAEGGMEKYGTQEKENTQLGNALAVIWCEIHCLHDDVSQMMDMMDMIRLQRNLEGYVGFANLPNQVYRKSVKRGFEFTLMVVGESGLGKSTLINSLFLTDLYSKDYPGPSLRIKKTVQVEQSKVLVKEGGVQLTLTIVDTPGFGDAVDNSNCWQPVINFIDSKCEDFLNAESRVNRRLMPDNRVHCCLYFIAPSGHGLKPLDIEFMKRLHDKVNVIPLIAKADTLTPEECQLFKKQIMKEIQEHKIRIYEFPDTEDDEDSKLIRKIKERMPLAVVGSNVVIEVNGKKVRGRQYPWGVAEVENGEHCDFTVLRNMLIRTHMQDLKDVTNNVHYENYRSKKLAAVTCNGGVDTSKTKNQMTRSPLAQMEEERREHVMKMKKMETEMEQVFEMKVKEKKQKLKDSEAELERRHEQMKKNLEVQYKELEEKRRHHEEEKSNWEAQQRILEQQKLDASKTMEKNKKKGKIF; from the exons atgagattaGAGCAggcagagggaggaatggagaaataCGGTACTCAAGAGAAGGAGAACACACAACTTGGGAACGCGTTGGCTGTCATCTGGTGTGAAATCCACTGTCTCCATGACGACGTCTCTCAgatgatggatatgatggatatgatacgactt CAGAGGAATCTGGAGGGGTATGTGGGGTTCGCCAACCTCCCCAACCAAGTGTACAGGAAGTCAGTGAAGAGGGGCTTTGAGTTCACACTAATGGTTGTTG GTGAGTCTGGATTGGGGAAATCCACGCTCATCAACTCCCTCTTCCTGACTGACCTGTACTCCAAGGATTACCCTGGCCCATCCCTACGGATCAAGAAGACTGTGCAG GTGGAGCAGTCCAAGGTTCTGGTGAAGGAAGGGGGTGTCCAGCTCACTCTCACCATCGTCGATACGCCAGGGTTTGGAGATGCAGTGGACAATAGTAACTG CTGGCAGCCTGTCATTAACTTCATTGACAGTAAGTGTGAGGACTTCCTGAATGCAGAGTCCAGGGTGAACCGACGACTGATGCCAGACAACAGAGTTCACTGCTGCCTGTACTTCATCGCCCCCTCTGGCCACGG GCTGAAGCCCCTGGACATTGAGTTCATGAAGCGTCTCCATGACAAGGTCAACGTGATCCCTCTAATCGCCAAGGCAGACACTCTGACACCTGAAGAATGCCAGCTGTTCAAGaaacag ATCATGAAGGAAATCCAAGAACACAAGATCAGAATCTATGAGTTTCCTGACACCGAGGATGATGAGGACAGCAAGCTCATCCGGAAGATCAAG GAGCGGATGCCTCTGGCAGTGGTTGGCAGCAACGTGGTGATTGAAGTGAACGGCAAGAAGGTCAGAGGTCGTCAGTACCCCTGGGGCGTGGCAGAAG TGGAGAACGGGGAGCACTGTGACTTCACTGTGTTACGGAACATGCTGATCAG GACCCATATGCAAGATCTGAAGGATGTGACCAACAACGTCCACTATGAGAACTACCGCAGCAAAAAGCTTGCTGCCGTAACCTGCAATGGAGGAGTGGACACCAGCAAGACCAAGAACCAAATGACCAG AAGCCCCCTGGCCCAGATGGAGGAGGAGCGGAGGGAACATGTCATGAAGATGAAGAAGATGGAAACAGAGATGGAGCAGGTGTTTGAGATGAAGGTCAAGGAGAAGAAACAGAAACTGAAGGACTCTgaggctgag CTGGAGCGACGCCACGAGCAGATGAAAAAGAACTTGGAGGTTCAGTATAAGGAACTGGAGGAGAAGCGGCGTCACCATGAGGAAGAGAAGTCAAACTGGGAGGCACAGCAACGTATACTGGAGCAGCAGAAACTTGACGCTTCTAA GACCATGGAAAAGAACAAAAAGAAGGGAAAAATATTTTAA
- the LOC135509463 gene encoding septin-7-like isoform X4, giving the protein MQQKIQNHLAKSIKSPQRSQQTTLTKVPLLLFERNLEGYVGFANLPNQVYRKSVKRGFEFTLMVVGESGLGKSTLINSLFLTDLYSKDYPGPSLRIKKTVQVEQSKVLVKEGGVQLTLTIVDTPGFGDAVDNSNCWQPVINFIDSKCEDFLNAESRVNRRLMPDNRVHCCLYFIAPSGHGLKPLDIEFMKRLHDKVNVIPLIAKADTLTPEECQLFKKQIMKEIQEHKIRIYEFPDTEDDEDSKLIRKIKERMPLAVVGSNVVIEVNGKKVRGRQYPWGVAEVENGEHCDFTVLRNMLIRTHMQDLKDVTNNVHYENYRSKKLAAVTCNGGVDTSKTKNQMTRSPLAQMEEERREHVMKMKKMETEMEQVFEMKVKEKKQKLKDSEAELERRHEQMKKNLEVQYKELEEKRRHHEEEKSNWEAQQRILEQQKLDASKTMEKNKKKGKIF; this is encoded by the exons atgcaacaaaagatacagaatcatctggccaagtccATAAAGTctcctcagcgctcacaacaaacaactctgacaaaagtccctctacttctattcgag AGGAATCTGGAGGGGTATGTGGGGTTCGCCAACCTCCCCAACCAAGTGTACAGGAAGTCAGTGAAGAGGGGCTTTGAGTTCACACTAATGGTTGTTG GTGAGTCTGGATTGGGGAAATCCACGCTCATCAACTCCCTCTTCCTGACTGACCTGTACTCCAAGGATTACCCTGGCCCATCCCTACGGATCAAGAAGACTGTGCAG GTGGAGCAGTCCAAGGTTCTGGTGAAGGAAGGGGGTGTCCAGCTCACTCTCACCATCGTCGATACGCCAGGGTTTGGAGATGCAGTGGACAATAGTAACTG CTGGCAGCCTGTCATTAACTTCATTGACAGTAAGTGTGAGGACTTCCTGAATGCAGAGTCCAGGGTGAACCGACGACTGATGCCAGACAACAGAGTTCACTGCTGCCTGTACTTCATCGCCCCCTCTGGCCACGG GCTGAAGCCCCTGGACATTGAGTTCATGAAGCGTCTCCATGACAAGGTCAACGTGATCCCTCTAATCGCCAAGGCAGACACTCTGACACCTGAAGAATGCCAGCTGTTCAAGaaacag ATCATGAAGGAAATCCAAGAACACAAGATCAGAATCTATGAGTTTCCTGACACCGAGGATGATGAGGACAGCAAGCTCATCCGGAAGATCAAG GAGCGGATGCCTCTGGCAGTGGTTGGCAGCAACGTGGTGATTGAAGTGAACGGCAAGAAGGTCAGAGGTCGTCAGTACCCCTGGGGCGTGGCAGAAG TGGAGAACGGGGAGCACTGTGACTTCACTGTGTTACGGAACATGCTGATCAG GACCCATATGCAAGATCTGAAGGATGTGACCAACAACGTCCACTATGAGAACTACCGCAGCAAAAAGCTTGCTGCCGTAACCTGCAATGGAGGAGTGGACACCAGCAAGACCAAGAACCAAATGACCAG AAGCCCCCTGGCCCAGATGGAGGAGGAGCGGAGGGAACATGTCATGAAGATGAAGAAGATGGAAACAGAGATGGAGCAGGTGTTTGAGATGAAGGTCAAGGAGAAGAAACAGAAACTGAAGGACTCTgaggctgag CTGGAGCGACGCCACGAGCAGATGAAAAAGAACTTGGAGGTTCAGTATAAGGAACTGGAGGAGAAGCGGCGTCACCATGAGGAAGAGAAGTCAAACTGGGAGGCACAGCAACGTATACTGGAGCAGCAGAAACTTGACGCTTCTAA GACCATGGAAAAGAACAAAAAGAAGGGAAAAATATTTTAA
- the LOC135509463 gene encoding septin-7-like isoform X2: protein MRLEQAEGGMEKYGTQEKENTQLGNALAVIWCEIHCLHDDVSQMMDMMDMIRLRNLEGYVGFANLPNQVYRKSVKRGFEFTLMVVGESGLGKSTLINSLFLTDLYSKDYPGPSLRIKKTVQVEQSKVLVKEGGVQLTLTIVDTPGFGDAVDNSNCWQPVINFIDSKCEDFLNAESRVNRRLMPDNRVHCCLYFIAPSGHGLKPLDIEFMKRLHDKVNVIPLIAKADTLTPEECQLFKKQIMKEIQEHKIRIYEFPDTEDDEDSKLIRKIKERMPLAVVGSNVVIEVNGKKVRGRQYPWGVAEVENGEHCDFTVLRNMLIRTHMQDLKDVTNNVHYENYRSKKLAAVTCNGGVDTSKTKNQMTRSPLAQMEEERREHVMKMKKMETEMEQVFEMKVKEKKQKLKDSEAELERRHEQMKKNLEVQYKELEEKRRHHEEEKSNWEAQQRILEQQKLDASKTMEKNKKKGKIF from the exons atgagattaGAGCAggcagagggaggaatggagaaataCGGTACTCAAGAGAAGGAGAACACACAACTTGGGAACGCGTTGGCTGTCATCTGGTGTGAAATCCACTGTCTCCATGACGACGTCTCTCAgatgatggatatgatggatatgatacgactt AGGAATCTGGAGGGGTATGTGGGGTTCGCCAACCTCCCCAACCAAGTGTACAGGAAGTCAGTGAAGAGGGGCTTTGAGTTCACACTAATGGTTGTTG GTGAGTCTGGATTGGGGAAATCCACGCTCATCAACTCCCTCTTCCTGACTGACCTGTACTCCAAGGATTACCCTGGCCCATCCCTACGGATCAAGAAGACTGTGCAG GTGGAGCAGTCCAAGGTTCTGGTGAAGGAAGGGGGTGTCCAGCTCACTCTCACCATCGTCGATACGCCAGGGTTTGGAGATGCAGTGGACAATAGTAACTG CTGGCAGCCTGTCATTAACTTCATTGACAGTAAGTGTGAGGACTTCCTGAATGCAGAGTCCAGGGTGAACCGACGACTGATGCCAGACAACAGAGTTCACTGCTGCCTGTACTTCATCGCCCCCTCTGGCCACGG GCTGAAGCCCCTGGACATTGAGTTCATGAAGCGTCTCCATGACAAGGTCAACGTGATCCCTCTAATCGCCAAGGCAGACACTCTGACACCTGAAGAATGCCAGCTGTTCAAGaaacag ATCATGAAGGAAATCCAAGAACACAAGATCAGAATCTATGAGTTTCCTGACACCGAGGATGATGAGGACAGCAAGCTCATCCGGAAGATCAAG GAGCGGATGCCTCTGGCAGTGGTTGGCAGCAACGTGGTGATTGAAGTGAACGGCAAGAAGGTCAGAGGTCGTCAGTACCCCTGGGGCGTGGCAGAAG TGGAGAACGGGGAGCACTGTGACTTCACTGTGTTACGGAACATGCTGATCAG GACCCATATGCAAGATCTGAAGGATGTGACCAACAACGTCCACTATGAGAACTACCGCAGCAAAAAGCTTGCTGCCGTAACCTGCAATGGAGGAGTGGACACCAGCAAGACCAAGAACCAAATGACCAG AAGCCCCCTGGCCCAGATGGAGGAGGAGCGGAGGGAACATGTCATGAAGATGAAGAAGATGGAAACAGAGATGGAGCAGGTGTTTGAGATGAAGGTCAAGGAGAAGAAACAGAAACTGAAGGACTCTgaggctgag CTGGAGCGACGCCACGAGCAGATGAAAAAGAACTTGGAGGTTCAGTATAAGGAACTGGAGGAGAAGCGGCGTCACCATGAGGAAGAGAAGTCAAACTGGGAGGCACAGCAACGTATACTGGAGCAGCAGAAACTTGACGCTTCTAA GACCATGGAAAAGAACAAAAAGAAGGGAAAAATATTTTAA
- the LOC135509464 gene encoding C-C motif chemokine 4 homolog, with the protein MKTTCLALGLLLLTVFHSYANPLGLQTSPESCCFHFLKVRVPHKKIVSIQKTHSGCPLPAFVVKTVKGKLICFQSSERWVQKAFNRLK; encoded by the exons ATGAAGACTACCTGCTTGGCTCTTGGGTTATTGCTGCTGACAGTGTTCCACTCCTATGCTAACC CTCTTGGACTGCAGACATCACCAGAAAGCTGCTGTTTCCACTTCCTCAAAGTGCGTGTCCCCCACAAAAAGATTGTCTCAATCCAGAAGACTCACAGTGGCTGCCCCCTACCAGCATTCGT GGTCAAAACTGTCAAGGGGAAATTGATTTGCTTCCAGTCGAGTGAGCGGTGGGTACAGAAAGCCTTCAACCGGCTCAAATAG
- the LOC135509463 gene encoding septin-7-like isoform X5, with product MIERPESTVASIAQRNLEGYVGFANLPNQVYRKSVKRGFEFTLMVVGESGLGKSTLINSLFLTDLYSKDYPGPSLRIKKTVQVEQSKVLVKEGGVQLTLTIVDTPGFGDAVDNSNCWQPVINFIDSKCEDFLNAESRVNRRLMPDNRVHCCLYFIAPSGHGLKPLDIEFMKRLHDKVNVIPLIAKADTLTPEECQLFKKQIMKEIQEHKIRIYEFPDTEDDEDSKLIRKIKERMPLAVVGSNVVIEVNGKKVRGRQYPWGVAEVENGEHCDFTVLRNMLIRTHMQDLKDVTNNVHYENYRSKKLAAVTCNGGVDTSKTKNQMTRSPLAQMEEERREHVMKMKKMETEMEQVFEMKVKEKKQKLKDSEAELERRHEQMKKNLEVQYKELEEKRRHHEEEKSNWEAQQRILEQQKLDASKTMEKNKKKGKIF from the exons ATGATCGAACGACCAGAATCTACAGTTGCCAGCATTGCA CAGAGGAATCTGGAGGGGTATGTGGGGTTCGCCAACCTCCCCAACCAAGTGTACAGGAAGTCAGTGAAGAGGGGCTTTGAGTTCACACTAATGGTTGTTG GTGAGTCTGGATTGGGGAAATCCACGCTCATCAACTCCCTCTTCCTGACTGACCTGTACTCCAAGGATTACCCTGGCCCATCCCTACGGATCAAGAAGACTGTGCAG GTGGAGCAGTCCAAGGTTCTGGTGAAGGAAGGGGGTGTCCAGCTCACTCTCACCATCGTCGATACGCCAGGGTTTGGAGATGCAGTGGACAATAGTAACTG CTGGCAGCCTGTCATTAACTTCATTGACAGTAAGTGTGAGGACTTCCTGAATGCAGAGTCCAGGGTGAACCGACGACTGATGCCAGACAACAGAGTTCACTGCTGCCTGTACTTCATCGCCCCCTCTGGCCACGG GCTGAAGCCCCTGGACATTGAGTTCATGAAGCGTCTCCATGACAAGGTCAACGTGATCCCTCTAATCGCCAAGGCAGACACTCTGACACCTGAAGAATGCCAGCTGTTCAAGaaacag ATCATGAAGGAAATCCAAGAACACAAGATCAGAATCTATGAGTTTCCTGACACCGAGGATGATGAGGACAGCAAGCTCATCCGGAAGATCAAG GAGCGGATGCCTCTGGCAGTGGTTGGCAGCAACGTGGTGATTGAAGTGAACGGCAAGAAGGTCAGAGGTCGTCAGTACCCCTGGGGCGTGGCAGAAG TGGAGAACGGGGAGCACTGTGACTTCACTGTGTTACGGAACATGCTGATCAG GACCCATATGCAAGATCTGAAGGATGTGACCAACAACGTCCACTATGAGAACTACCGCAGCAAAAAGCTTGCTGCCGTAACCTGCAATGGAGGAGTGGACACCAGCAAGACCAAGAACCAAATGACCAG AAGCCCCCTGGCCCAGATGGAGGAGGAGCGGAGGGAACATGTCATGAAGATGAAGAAGATGGAAACAGAGATGGAGCAGGTGTTTGAGATGAAGGTCAAGGAGAAGAAACAGAAACTGAAGGACTCTgaggctgag CTGGAGCGACGCCACGAGCAGATGAAAAAGAACTTGGAGGTTCAGTATAAGGAACTGGAGGAGAAGCGGCGTCACCATGAGGAAGAGAAGTCAAACTGGGAGGCACAGCAACGTATACTGGAGCAGCAGAAACTTGACGCTTCTAA GACCATGGAAAAGAACAAAAAGAAGGGAAAAATATTTTAA